A window of the Gossypium arboreum isolate Shixiya-1 chromosome 2, ASM2569848v2, whole genome shotgun sequence genome harbors these coding sequences:
- the LOC108464442 gene encoding BEL1-like homeodomain protein 1, with translation MATYFHGNPEIQAPDGLQTLVLMNPAYVQYSDTTPPPQPNNLVFHAPPPPHTQQFVGVPLTATSTANQDPPSHEISPLHGLVQRVHYNLYNPIDPSGAARETPRAQQGLSLSLSSQQQQHHHGYGSHAQAVSGEDMRVSGGSGSSGSGVTNGVSGVQSMLLSSKFLKAAQELLDEVVNVNNTGITKNELAKKGRGGGDNSNSSKAVGESAAAAGDADGKQGPELTTAERQEIQMKKAKLISMLDEVDQRYRQYHHQMQIVISSFEQAAGIGSAKTYTSLALKTISKQFRCLKDAITGQIRAANKSLGEEDCLGGSKIEGSRLKLVDHHLRQQRALQQLGMIQHNAWRPQRGLPERSVSVLRAWLFEHFLHPYPKDSDKVMLAKQTGLTRSQVSNWFINARVRLWKPMVEEMYLEEIKEQEQNGSEKKTSKSHNNEDSTSKSTAPDKTSTENKQDNNIPNQNGCSSMSVSMGSASPLIGNQSGFSFIGSSELEGITQGSPKKPRTNNEVTMKFDKDGYTFMGGTTNNDFMGGFGQYPIGEITRFDTEQFTPRFSGNGVSLTLGLPHCENLSLSGTPHQTFLPNQAMQMGRRVDIGEPNEFGSINPSTPHSSAAYDNINIQNRKRFAAQLLPDFVA, from the exons ATGGCGACGTACTTTCATGGGAACCCTGAAATCCAAGCACCTGATGGTCTTCAAACCCTCGTACTCATGAACCCTGCTTATGTTCAGTACTCCGACACCACTCCGCCGCCGCAGCCAAACAACCTCGTTTTTCACGCTCCACCACCTCCCCACACTCAACAATTTGTCGGTGTCCCACTTACGGCTACTTCCACCGCCAACCAAGACCCTCCTTCCCACGAAATCTCCCCCTTGCATGGCCTCGTTCAACGCGTCCATTACAACTTGTACAACCCTATTGACCCTTCCGGAGCAGCGCGTGAAACTCCACGCGCTCAGCAAGGACTCTCTTTGAGCCTTTCTTCCCAACAACAACAACATCATCATGGTTACGGATCACATGCACAAGCGGTTTCAGGTGAGGATATGAGGGTTTCCGGTGGGTCGGGTTCGTCGGGTTCAGGTGTGACTAATGGAGTTTCGGGTGTACAAAGTATGCTGTTGAGCTCTAAATTCTTGAAGGCTGCTCAAGAGCTTCTCGATGAGGTTGTTAATGTTAACAATACCGGGATTACCAAGAACGAATTGGCTAAAAAGGGTAGAGGAGGAGGAGACAATAGCAATAGCAGTAAGGCTGTCGGAGAATCCGCGGCGGCAGCCGGAGATGCAGATGGGAAGCAAGGACCCGAACTGACTACGGCGGAGAGACAGGAAATTCAGATGAAAAAGGCAAAGCTAATTAGCATGCTTGATGAG GTGGATCAAAGGTACAGGCAATACCATCACCAGATGCAGATAGTGATATCATCATTTGAACAAGCAGCTGGAATCGGCTCTGCTAAAACATACACATCTCTTGCCTTAAAAACCATCTCAAAGCAGTTTCGATGTTTGAAAGATGCAATAACAGGTCAAATCCGGGCAGCCAACAAGAGCTTGGGTGAAGAAGATTGTCTAGGAGGTAGCAAAATAGAAGGGTCAAGGCTTAAGTTGGTGGATCATCATCTTCGACAACAGCGAGCACTTCAACAGTTAGGAATGATCCAACACAATGCTTGGAGACCCCAAAGAGGATTACCTGAAAGATCAGTCTCAGTTCTTCGTGCTTGGCTCTTTGAACACTTTCTTCATCC GTACCCTAAAGATTCAGACAAGGTCATGCTTGCTAAACAAACAGGGCTTACTAGGAGTCAGGTGTCTAATTGGTTCATAAATGCTCGAGTTCGGCTTTGGAAACCAATGGTGGAAGAGATGTATTTGGAAGAAATCAAGGAACAAGAACAGAATGGTTCAGAGAAGAAAACAAGTAAAAGCCATAACAATGAAGATTCAACATCCAAATCCACTGCACCAGACAAAACTAGTACAGAAAACAAACAGGACAATAATATCCCAAATCAGAATGGTTGTTCCTCAATGTCGGTTTCAATGGGTTCAGCGTCTCCCCTTATCGGTAACCAGTCAGGATTTTCCTTCATTGGATCATCTGAATTGGAAGGGATCACACAAGGAAGTCCAAAGAAACCGAGAACCAATAATGAAGTTACAATGAAGTTTGACAAAGATGGGTACACATTCATGGGAGGAACAACTAATAATGATTTCATGGGTGGTTTTGGACAATACCCCATTGGAGAAATAACAAGGTTTGATACAGAACAGTTCACTCCAAGGTTTTCAGGCAATGGTGTTTCACTCACTTTGGGACTTCCCCATTGTGAAAACCTGTCTTTATCAGGCACCCCTCATCAAACTTTTCTCCCTAACCAAGCCATGCAAATGGGGAGAAGGGTCGACATTGGTGAACCCAATGAGTTTGGGTCTATAAACCCTTCCACACCACACTCTTCAGCTGCATATGACAACATCAACATTCAGAACAGGAAAAGGTTTGCAGCACAATTGTTACCCGACTTTGTTGCATGA
- the LOC108463163 gene encoding dof zinc finger protein DOF3.5-like — protein sequence MERGWKPRMEISPNCPRCGSSNTKFCYYNNYSLTQPRYFCKGCRRYWTKGGSLRNVPVGGGCRKNRRGKSLRLPTDGAQTKSSSCDSFGHSYASTESNSSSSMSDGSHIDLALVYANFLSNQQPENKSGFEVPELRTEFDSSLELSRILNTNMASSIQLPEENGLDLSTENHLSNNGQIYCSGGNYGLPPLPGDDLPWPNSQSTMSPSLQATQEPVLEPETHDPNQLFGNWNPFDLYSDDTFSRT from the coding sequence ATGGAGAGAGGATGGAAGCCTAGAATGGAGATATCACCAAATTGTCCAAGATGTGGTTCTTCCAATACCAAATTCTGTTATTACAACAATTATAGCTTAACACAACCGAGGTACTTCTGTAAAGGTTGTAGAAGATATTGGACTAAAGGAGGGTCACTTCGGAACGTGCCAGTCGGTGGTGGTTGCCGGAAAAACAGAAGAGGTAAGTCCTTAAGGTTACCAACGGATGGTGCCCAAACAAAGAGTTCGTCATGTGATTCATTTGGGCATTCTTATGCCTCTACTGAATCTAATAGCTCCTCATCCATGTCTGATGGCTCTCATATTGATCTTGCACTTGTTTATGCAAACTTCTTGAGTAATCAACAACCGGAAAACAAGTCCGGTTTCGAGGTCCCAGAGTTGCGAACAGAGTTCGATTCTTCTCTAGAGTTATCGAGAATATTGAACACAAACATGGCATCAAGTATTCAGCTGCCAGAAGAAAATGGTCTCGATTTGTCTACGGAAAACCATTTGAGCAACAATGGACAAATATACTGCTCTGGTGGTAACTATGGGTTGCCGCCATTGCCAGGTGATGATTTACCATGGCCGAATTCTCAATCCACCATGAGTCCATCCTTGCAAGCAACACAAGAACCAGTCCTTGAACCCGAAACTCATGATCCCAATCAACTGTTTGGTAATTGGAATCCATTTGATTTGTATAGTGATGATACTTTCTCCaggacttga
- the LOC108463162 gene encoding E3 ubiquitin-protein ligase PUB23, whose product MDEIDVPPFFICPISLEFMKDPVTVSTGITYDRESIEKWLFSGKNTTCPATKQVIVDCELTPNHTLRRLIQSWCLLNASHGIERIPTPKPPISKAQIIKLLDDAKSPQQQIKCLRRLQSIASQNVTNKRCMESSGAVEFLVSIVSNNDSTVAEESTIDEALSILYSLQLSEAALKKLMAKNGDFVVSLTRVMQGGSYESRVYAVLLLKSMVEMAGPMQLINLRPELFVELVKVLCDQISQQATKAALKLFVYTCPLGRNKIKAAAAGVVPVLINMLLDSSEKRACEMILTVLDAVCGCAEGRLELISHGAGLAIVSKKILRVSQVASERAVRILLSISKFCATINVLQEMLQLGVVTKLCLVLQMDCGYKTKEKAREVLKLHARVWKNSPCLPTYLLSSYPA is encoded by the coding sequence ATGGATGAAATCGATGTTCCTCCATTTTTCATCTGCCCCATTTCTCTCGAGTTTATGAAGGATCCTGTTACGGTTTCAACAGGGATTACGTACGACAGGGAAAGCATCGAAAAGTGGTTGTTTTCAGGGAAGAACACTACATGCCCTGCTACAAAGCAAGTTATTGTTGATTGTGAACTTACCCCGAATCATACCCTTAGAAGATTGATTCAATCTTGGTGCTTGTTAAATGCTTCTCATGGAATCGAAAGAATCCCAACGCCAAAACCACCTATTAGCAAAGCTCAGATTATCAAGCTTCTCGATGATGCTAAGTCACCACAGCAACAAATCAAGTGTCTCAGGAGGCTTCAATCGATTGCTTCTCAGAATGTTACAAACAAAAGATGTATGGAATCTTCAGGTGCAGTTGAGTTCTTGGTTTCAATTGTGAGTAATAATGATTCTACAGTAGCTGAAGAATCAACAATTGATGAGGCTTTAAGTATTCTTTACAGTCTCCAACTCTCGGAAGCTGCTCTGAAGAAGCTTATGGCCAAAAATGGTGATTTCGTAGTGTCATTAACGAGAGTAATGCAAGGTGGAAGCTATGAATCACGCGTTTATGCAGTATTGTTGTTGAAATCAATGGTGGAGATGGCTGGTCCAATGCAACTCATCAATTTGAGACCTGAATTATTCGTTGAATTAGTCAAAGTTTTGTGTGATCAAATTTCTCAGCAGGCCACGAAAGCTGCTCTAAAATTGTTCGTCTATACCTGTCCATTGGGAAGAAACAAGATTAAAGCAGCTGCAGCAGGCGTGGTACCGGTCTTAATCAACATGCTTCTTGATTCATCAGAGAAAAGGGCTTGTGAGATGATACTAACAGTGTTGGACGCAGTATGCGGATGTGCCGAAGGCCGATTGGAACTGATAAGCCATGGAGCAGGGCTTGCAATTGTTTCAAAGAAGATACTTAGGGTCTCTCAGGTTGCAAGTGAAAGGGCAGTGAGGATTTTGCTATCAATTTCAAAGTTCTGTGCTACCATTAATGTGCTACAAGAGATGCTGCAATTAGGTGTTGTGACTAAACTATGCTTGGTACTTCAAATGGATTGTGGATATAAAACAAAAGAGAAGGCAAGAGAGGTGCTGAAATTGCATGCTAGAGTATGGAAGAATTCCCCTTGCTTACCTACCTATTTGCTCTCTTCTTATCCAGCTTGA